The DNA segment CCGCCCGGGACGTCCTGTGAGAGGAGAGACAGACGTGACACAGACATTATCAAGGCGCTACTTCCTGTAAGCACTCACGTGACAGTATTATTTGACCCCAATGACACGTCCATGGTGGCGTCCATGTATAGTTATTCAGAGTCAAAGGTCAGGCGGTGATTCAGGAGCCCATCAATGATGTGACGTGCTTCACTTTACAAATTTATCTGGAATTTTGTGCTTCAATTTATCTGGAATTTTGTGCTTCTGTTGGTGTTTGTGTCAAGCTACGTGTgtgcgtacgtgtgtgtgtatttacacTTGCAACAAAGTGTGCCACTGCTACAAGAAGAAACACTACAagaaggagggagggggagagagagagagagagagagagagagagagagtagaAAGGGGAGGAGTTATGGAAGCAGCTCTGAGTGGAGCACATCTGGACGCATCCTGCTGCTCCAGCATGTGAGTgtcggcggcagcggcggcggcgacggcaGCAGCAGGAGAGAGTGGTGGCTGCGGGCTGGCAACATGTGATGTCGGCACTGGGGCGGGCCGTGGGCGGGAGCAGAGGTTCccccaaacacaaacatgctgCCTGCGAGATGAAGCGGACGCACAGCGACAAGTGACGCCGCGGTCACGCCAGCAAACTGAAGTGAGTGAGACGTTTATTCAGGAGATCTGAACCCTCTACTGCATCTTCAAGTCCTATCTTCTTTCCGTTTTCGGCCATCTCCAGCAACAGGCTCGGTTCCGAGCGGTCCAGATGGCTGCGGTGCTGCCAGCAGGACGTTAAAAGCGACTTCTACAAGAGCTGACAGCACGCTCACACGCTGAGTTGAGTGTTTATGGTGTCGGCAGCACGAGCGACCGGGGTTGGATTTAAGCTTTCACCCTGAAggatgcatgtttgttttggagATAAAGAATACAAAAATGAGTTTGCTGTGACAGAAAGTGGACCAGTGGTGCCGGGGGCGTCATGTCAGCTCTTCTGTCCCCATCGTGGAGGTCCTTCGTGGTTCTGCTCGGATGTCTCCAGCAGGTTTCGTCCATCCGGGTCGGCATCTGCCAGTCGGGACACAACTCCTCCCACACGGTCGGCTGCCTATGTGCTTCCGACATTCTGAGTTGCACCGGACTGGGGCTGGACCACGTCCCTGTAGGCATCCCCGGTTCTGCTGTCACTCTGGACCTCAGCCATAATCGCTTGATTCATCTGAAGGGTGGCAGCTTTGGGGGACTGTTCCGTCTGCAGACATTACGCTTGGCGCACAACCAGCTCACAACCATCCAGCCGGGCACCTTTGGAAACTCCTCTGGAGGTCTTCTGCGCCACCTAGACCTGTCGTCCAACAAGCTGAGGGTTCTGGAGCAACACTACTTCCAGGAAATTCCTGGACTGGAGGAGCTGCTGCTCTTCAACAACCGCATGGTTCAAGTGGAGAGCGGCGCACTGGCAGTACTGGGTGGCCTCCGCAGGGTCTACCTCAGCCACAACCGACTCGCCGACTTCCCTTTCTTCTCCGTTCAAGACCACAGCCACCCTCAGCTGGCCATGCTGGACCTGTCCTCAAACCACCTGCGGAAGCTGCCCCTGGAGTACTTATCAAACCTCCCCAGCAGACTCCAGCAGGGACTCTACCTTCACAACAACATGCTGGTGTGCGACTGCGCCACATTCCGAATGTTCCGTGTCTGGGAGGAGAGAGGCTTCGCGTCCGTGACGGACTTCCGGCAAGATCACACCTGCCGGGTGTACGGGATGCAACAAGGCACTGTGCGCTTCTTCCAGCATGGCGGCTTCTTCCACCAGTGCAACTTGACCGCCATGACGGCGCAACTCAGGGAGCAGCAGAGCAGTGTTGCTGTGAGCGCCGGGGCGGCGTTGCTGCTCCACTGTGCCACCACCCTGACGGGAAGACATGTCACGTTCTTCTGGGTTTCCCCCAATCAGGAGTACGTGGCGCCACCTGGCAACAACGGCTCTCTGAAGATGTTTGCCAACGGGAGTCTGGAGATTACAGCGGCCCGAGCGGAGGACTCTGGGATCTACTGGTGCATGGCTCTGGACGGGACGCATCAGCGCAACCAGACGCAGGAAGTCAACGTGACGGTGGTGCCGCACGACGCCATCGAGACTCACGAGTCTTTCAACACCGGATTCACCACCCTGCTGGGCTGCGTGGTCAGTCTGCTTCTGGTGCTCATGTACCTGTACCTTACACCCTGCAGATGCCCCCACTGCAACAAAGCGACACCCCCCGCCACCTCCGGCGCGGCCAACGAGGCCGGGGTAGAGAGCGGCCAGTCCTCCATTCTCAGCCCCACCCCACCCGCCACCACGGAGGGCCCGGGCCGCAAGGTGAGTACCAACAAACATGTGGTCTTTTTGGAGCCAATCAGAGAGCAACAAAACGGCAGGCTCGGGGTGGGACACGTAGGGCCGGGTTTACTTCTGGAACCCGAGCAGCAGCCAAAGCAGGACGTGTTCCTGGACACGCCCCTcgtgttgccatagcaacaggACTCCCTGCCACCGTcgccaccatcaccaccatcaccaccatcaccaccccTGTGTCATGACAACACAAGCAGCACCTTTGCTTTGccttcttcctgtttgtccGGCCAAGGACCAATCACACTGTGACCGATGCAACACCAAAGATGGCCACACTAACAAGTCGGGGTAGGGGGCTTCTGGTCCCAAATGAAACCTTTAAAACCTTTTGTGTAACTTCCTGTCACACGGACACTGTGTCACGCATCTAATGTTGTCCAGTAGAGgagcttttttttgtaaaaacagaAGCTCGGCTTTCATTGCCAAATGCAACTTTCACCGAGGAGCACAAGAGggacataaataaatgaagactTGTCTGTTTGGATGCTTTCACTGTACTCACTGCATCTTCCCTGCActacctccacttcctgtctgtctttGTGTCCGAATAAAGTACTATGGACGTCCCTGCTTGTTATTGTGAATGGAAGTGCATGACAATGACACAGAACACTTTTCACACAATCACAAGCACCACGTCTGCGGCACAGCATCGACATCATAGATCAAGAAATCAAACATGATCATCATCTGCGTGCTGATATTATCGTCTTTGCTCAAGCGTAAAACCTTTCTACTCTCCATCAGCCAGACGTTGCTCTCTAAAATCTATCTCATCAAATATTCAGCAGTCAGCAGCGTAAATACAAAGACACTTTTTCAACGACGTGCTGCAGCATGCGGTCACATGCACATCTCTGTCCACCATCACGAAGGGTCCGTGGGCTTTCCAGGAAGTCACGCTATTAATAGATgttagtgtgtatgtgtgcgcgcgcgcgacGCCATCGTGTCCTCAGCAGTAACACAAGTAGGCGGACAAAGTGCAGACCTGCTTCACTGTCATATTTGTTCATCTCATCCAGGCCGGGTTTCCATTAGTGTACTTTCAGCATTCAGCGTATACATGTAGTACACTGACAAGTACGGTCGAAATGCAGTACCCACTTGTTGTACTCAAAACATCTCAAAAGGCTGGGTGTGCAGGCAAGGATCCTAACTACCCTCAATCACCACTATCTTGGCAACGTAGGGGAAGGGGAGGGGCTAACTCCAGTGGTTGCAGTTCACccttaaaaaggagagaagaggaagt comes from the Doryrhamphus excisus isolate RoL2022-K1 chromosome 18, RoL_Dexc_1.0, whole genome shotgun sequence genome and includes:
- the amigo3 gene encoding amphoterin-induced protein 3, whose product is MSALLSPSWRSFVVLLGCLQQVSSIRVGICQSGHNSSHTVGCLCASDILSCTGLGLDHVPVGIPGSAVTLDLSHNRLIHLKGGSFGGLFRLQTLRLAHNQLTTIQPGTFGNSSGGLLRHLDLSSNKLRVLEQHYFQEIPGLEELLLFNNRMVQVESGALAVLGGLRRVYLSHNRLADFPFFSVQDHSHPQLAMLDLSSNHLRKLPLEYLSNLPSRLQQGLYLHNNMLVCDCATFRMFRVWEERGFASVTDFRQDHTCRVYGMQQGTVRFFQHGGFFHQCNLTAMTAQLREQQSSVAVSAGAALLLHCATTLTGRHVTFFWVSPNQEYVAPPGNNGSLKMFANGSLEITAARAEDSGIYWCMALDGTHQRNQTQEVNVTVVPHDAIETHESFNTGFTTLLGCVVSLLLVLMYLYLTPCRCPHCNKATPPATSGAANEAGVESGQSSILSPTPPATTEGPGRKVSTNKHVVFLEPIREQQNGRLGVGHVGPGLLLEPEQQPKQDVFLDTPLVLP